The DNA window GCCGACGAACGGCATTACAAGGACCCAGCAGCTCAGCTTTACGCGAGTACAAAACGAAGCAGGAACATGTATAGATCAGAACAGCCATGCGCAAGAAATCGAACTAGTTGACGACCCTGCAGTTCCTCCTGATCTCGCCGTTGGCGCCGGTCTTCACCTCTATGCTGGCCATCTTCACCATGGCCTTGGCGAACTTCTGCTCCCACAGACCGGGGACGAACGCGTtccgcaccaccgccgccgccgtctgcccTGACTTGAGCAACGCCGCGTCCGACGTGAAGAGCACGTTGCGGTTGAGCACGTTCTTGTAGTACTGGCTGTCCAGCTTGCTGGGGGTGACGACGTCCTGCACCACGGTGGGGTCGTTGGCCGCGGTCGGGTTCGCCGGGCACTGGCTGCGCAGCGAGGCGGCCAGCGCCGGGTTCATGTCGGACGTGGATGCGTTGAGGCGGCCGTCGCCGACGAAGGATGAGCAGTGGGAGCGGCCGACGGTGTGGGCGCCGGAGAGCACGACGAGGTCGTTGGCGTCGAGCCCCTTGGCGGCGAAGCTGGCGGCGAGCTCGGAGAGGTTGAACGAGGGCGGCGGAAGGAACTGGAGCGCGTCGTTGGCGCTGGACACGCGGCCGTCGCGGCGGCCCGCGGGCATGTCGAAGTCGGCCCGGCCGTCGCTGAGGACGGCGCTGGCGTCGCGGCCTGCGAAGGCGACGATGTCGGCGCAGGAGACCGTGCCCGGGCAGGAGGCCTCGAGCGCCGCCTTGGCCGCGTCGATGACCTCGAAGCCGCGCAGGCTGGGGGAGTTGGGCGGGGACAGCTTCTCCGGCTGCGAGTTCGCCGCCGTCGGGTCGAGCAGCACGGACGCGTCACACCCCTGAACCGCACACACGTTTGTTCCATTCGGAATTAAGCACGTGCGCGAATGCATTATGAGGCGTGAATTAAGTACTCAAGGGAACACACGCTGTTGAACAGATAAGTACCTGGACGAAGCAGTCGTGGAAGAGCATCCGGATGAGCCCTGCCCCGACGCCGGGGTTCTGCTCCACCGCCTTCTCGACGACGTCTCTCACGATGGCTTCGGCGTTCGGGCACGCGTCCCTGTAGAAGCCCACCGCCAGGCCGGCGCCACTCGGAGTCGGGGCCGGTGGCGTCGGGCGGGGACTTGGGTAACCCCCTCCCGAGCCAGGGTAACCGTAGCCGTAGCCCTCAGCTTGGCAGCGCGTCACCGAGCACAGCAGCGCAAGCAAGGTCGTAAGAGCGGCAAGCCTGGCCATCGTCTCTCAGATCAGATCGATCGAAGCAGCCAACTAGTCCTGCTTGCGACCAGTGAGAGCTCAAAGCAGTGTACTGATGATGGAGAGCTGCTGGTTCGCATCGCACGTGTATTTATAGTGCAGTCGTCGGATGAACTGACAACGACGGTGGTTCGAAGAATGATTACCGTCCGGATTGGTTGGGTTCTAGTTAGCTCGATCAGTGTCAGCAAGAGTACCCTTGGGAGTTGGGAGACACAGTGACACACAGCTCAGCAGTTGACTTGTGACGCAACTTGAATACTAGGAGCAATCGATAAGTTTAAGTAAACGAGTAAGCAAGCATCTCGTTGGCCTGAAAATCAGACGGGAATGTTGGTTACGGACGTTGCGTGGATAAAGGTTAGTTTGTTGCTGGCGGTTCGTTGGAAGAGACTGGAGCGAGAGTATGTGTGTGCAACAGAGAAACTCTTTGCCCAACCGGAGGACGGAGTAAGTTGGAGATTCCTGCTTGCTGTGTGCCAACAATTTCTTGCCTTCTTGGCCCGGCCGGGACGGAGCACGGCGTCGCGTGGTTTCTTTATGGAGTGGAGAAGCAGTACGTGCCCACGCACGCCGTGATTTACGAGTAAGATGGTCAGCAGATGATAGACGACGACGGGAGGGAGGATGAACTAACGGTCGGTGATAACGACTCTTTCAGCCACTGGTGGTGTCTGGTATGGCGCCGCCTTTGCCGGTGGCCTTCTCCAAGCACATtcgtccaccgccgccggcatcCTCCTCCCTCGAGCATTAGCAGCAGCCATGGAAAGAGTTGAAGAAAGATAACAAATGATGACAGTGGTCCCAAGAATGATATCGTATTGCATTAGTTGAGCTCTTTAATCAGCTCAATATCAGTAGTATAAACTATAGCCCATCTATCAAAAAATATAGTTAGTTTATTAGAtttatcctaagtcaaactaCCTCAAGATTGCCTAAAGCTCATAAAAAATATCCACATATATAAAACCAAATAAGTACACCATAAAATAATTTCATGATTAATTTGGTGTCATAGACCAtgatatatttttatataaactaGCAAGGTGCCCCGCACAAATAGCACGAATATCTAGTTTTTTCCCAAACTTCTGGATTCTTTTACTTCAAAAAATTGAatgcaaatagttttgtttAGTTATATCTTTGTAATTGTTTTTTCTGATGGTCGTGATCCAAACACGGGTGGAatctttatttttttctttgttATATTTGTGGTATATTTTTGGATAATAATTTAGAAgaaaaatgaatgctttatacATCTTTTGAGTATTTACTGAAAGTAATTAAATattaaatattttattttgatataaatattatttttttaaaaatactTGCGACGTACAAT is part of the Panicum hallii strain FIL2 chromosome 2, PHallii_v3.1, whole genome shotgun sequence genome and encodes:
- the LOC112882145 gene encoding peroxidase 2-like, with the protein product MARLAALTTLLALLCSVTRCQAEGYGYGYPGSGGGYPSPRPTPPAPTPSGAGLAVGFYRDACPNAEAIVRDVVEKAVEQNPGVGAGLIRMLFHDCFVQGCDASVLLDPTAANSQPEKLSPPNSPSLRGFEVIDAAKAALEASCPGTVSCADIVAFAGRDASAVLSDGRADFDMPAGRRDGRVSSANDALQFLPPPSFNLSELAASFAAKGLDANDLVVLSGAHTVGRSHCSSFVGDGRLNASTSDMNPALAASLRSQCPANPTAANDPTVVQDVVTPSKLDSQYYKNVLNRNVLFTSDAALLKSGQTAAAVVRNAFVPGLWEQKFAKAMVKMASIEVKTGANGEIRRNCRVVN